CCTCCTGACGCTCGAGGTGCTTCCACATGCCGGTCAGGCGCGGGAACGTGTACTCGAGCTGCGCCAGCTCCACCTGAAGCCGCGATTCGCGGCTGCGCGCGCGGCGCGCGAAGATGTCGAGGATCAGCTCGGAGCGATCGACCACTTTGCGGTCGATCGCCTTCTCGAGGTTTCGCACCTGGGCGGGCGAGAGGTCGTCGTCGAAGATCACGACGTCCACGTCGTGCGCTTCCGACAGCGCCTTCACTTCGGCGACCTTGCCCTTGCCGATGAAGGTGGCGGGATGGACCGAGCCGCGTCGCTGCGTGGCCTGCCCCATCACGATCGCACCCGCGGTGTCGGCGAGGCGCGCGAGTTCCTCGAGCGAGCGGCGCAGGTCTTCGGCGCTCCCGGTCGAATGTCCCACCAGGATGGCGCGCTCCTCGCGCGGCGGATTGATGACTTCGAAGTGTTCGCGCTTCATGCGGGGATCAGGATCTCCAGTTCGTAGGCGGCGGGGGTGAGGTTCTCGAAGCCGCCATCCGCACGCATCACCACCGTGTCCTCGATGCGCACGCCGAGTCCGCGCGACGGGTAGTAGAGGCCCGGCTCGACCGTCACCACCATGCCCGGCTCCAGCTTGTCCAGATTGCTCGGCGGCCCGCCGAGCAGCGGGGCCTCGTGGATCGAAAGCCCGACGCCATGACCGAGGCTGTGCACGTAGCCTTCCTGCAGCGACGGATCCGTGCGGCGCGTGGCGTGGCCGCGCGCTTCGAAGACATCGCACACTTTTTCGTTCAACGAGCGACACGGTTCACCCACGCGCATTGCTCCCATCGCTTCGCGGAACGCCGAGTGCACGTCGTCCCACGCGCGTTTCACCGGTTCGGGCGCCACACCAACGCAGAACGTGCGCGTGAAGTCGCTGAAGTAGCCGCCGCCTGCTTCGCCCGGGAAGATGTCGACGATCACCGGTGCTCCGGGGCGCAACAGTTCTTCGTCGTTGCCGCGGTTGTGGGGAACGCCGGCGTCACGGCCCTGGGCCACGATGCTCTCGCCACCCTCGAGCCCGCGCGCCACGAATTCGCGGTGCAGCAGCGCGCGCAGATCGCCGAGTTTCACCGCGCGCATGCCGTCGACGACGGTTTCGCCGTCACGGCGCAGCGTGCGCACGTAAG
This genomic interval from Candidatus Eisenbacteria bacterium contains the following:
- a CDS encoding aminopeptidase P family protein is translated as MRRDIDRLMNEQGLAGLVVLALDRYSPAMYYMTGQKIHVGLYVRASNGHAHLVVDPMERDQAAASGIDHSTLTQHGWVQRVERESKPLRAWAGLIADMLENLGIKGRVAFYGEATVGNGWELIEALRAKRPDLVIDDTHPDVLTRARQTKDDDEVANIRRSSEGIVAAWDSLVAYVRTLRRDGETVVDGMRAVKLGDLRALLHREFVARGLEGGESIVAQGRDAGVPHNRGNDEELLRPGAPVIVDIFPGEAGGGYFSDFTRTFCVGVAPEPVKRAWDDVHSAFREAMGAMRVGEPCRSLNEKVCDVFEARGHATRRTDPSLQEGYVHSLGHGVGLSIHEAPLLGGPPSNLDKLEPGMVVTVEPGLYYPSRGLGVRIEDTVVMRADGGFENLTPAAYELEILIPA